A portion of the Kineococcus endophyticus genome contains these proteins:
- a CDS encoding NAD(P)/FAD-dependent oxidoreductase has protein sequence MIRSLWEDTAPPGPARDPLDGDTEVDVCVVGAGYTGLWTAYHVLEHDPSASVLVVEAERVGFGASGRNGGWCSALLPQGEGALAAEHGPAAARAMREAMRGTIDEVERVVQAEGIDCHFRRGGTVVVARSEPQLARAAAEVAADERAGSPERLRLLDAEQTRKTVGMTRALGATYTPDCARIHPLRLARGLAEAVERRGGRIVEGTRATEVAAGRVRTDRGTVRARHVVRATEAWTATTGTREVVPVYSLMVATEPLPARFWDQAGLEGGETFSDHRHVVVYGQRTADDRLVFGGRGAPYHFGSSIKPEFDGDEGVFQGLRATLRDMFPAVAGARFTHAWGGPLGIARDWHASVRHDPSTGLGSAGGYVGDGVGTANLAGRTLAASITGQDSDLLRLPWFGHVPPRWEPEPLRWLGVNAGLLVARAADAAETVLGRPTPLSTALARLTAH, from the coding sequence GTGATCCGGTCGCTCTGGGAGGACACCGCTCCGCCGGGCCCGGCGCGCGACCCGCTCGACGGGGACACCGAGGTCGACGTCTGCGTCGTCGGCGCCGGGTACACCGGGTTGTGGACCGCGTACCACGTCCTCGAGCACGACCCGTCCGCGTCCGTCCTCGTCGTCGAGGCCGAGCGGGTCGGGTTCGGGGCCAGCGGCCGCAACGGCGGCTGGTGCTCGGCCCTGCTGCCGCAGGGGGAGGGCGCCCTGGCCGCCGAGCACGGTCCCGCCGCGGCCCGTGCCATGCGGGAGGCCATGCGCGGCACGATCGACGAGGTCGAGCGCGTCGTGCAGGCCGAGGGGATCGACTGCCACTTCCGCCGCGGCGGCACCGTCGTCGTGGCCCGCAGCGAGCCGCAGCTGGCCCGGGCCGCGGCCGAGGTCGCGGCGGACGAGCGCGCCGGGTCGCCGGAGCGGCTGCGGCTGCTGGACGCCGAGCAGACCCGCAAGACCGTCGGCATGACCCGCGCCCTCGGCGCCACGTACACCCCGGACTGCGCCCGCATCCACCCCCTGCGTCTGGCGCGGGGCCTCGCGGAGGCGGTGGAGCGCCGCGGCGGGCGGATCGTCGAGGGCACCCGGGCCACGGAGGTGGCCGCCGGGCGCGTCCGCACCGACCGCGGCACGGTCCGGGCCCGGCACGTCGTGCGCGCCACCGAGGCCTGGACGGCGACGACGGGCACGCGCGAGGTCGTCCCCGTCTACTCGCTCATGGTCGCGACCGAACCCCTCCCCGCCCGGTTCTGGGACCAGGCGGGGCTGGAGGGCGGGGAGACGTTCTCCGACCACCGGCACGTCGTCGTCTACGGCCAGCGCACCGCCGACGACCGCCTCGTCTTCGGCGGACGCGGTGCGCCGTACCACTTCGGCTCCTCGATCAAGCCCGAGTTCGACGGGGACGAAGGGGTCTTCCAGGGTCTGCGCGCCACGCTGCGGGACATGTTCCCCGCCGTCGCCGGCGCCCGGTTCACCCACGCCTGGGGTGGCCCGCTCGGCATCGCACGCGACTGGCACGCCTCCGTCCGGCACGACCCGTCCACCGGTCTCGGCAGCGCCGGCGGCTACGTCGGCGACGGGGTGGGGACCGCGAACCTCGCCGGCCGGACGCTGGCGGCGAGCATCACCGGACAGGACTCCGACCTGCTGCGGCTGCCGTGGTTCGGTCACGTCCCGCCGCGGTGGGAGCCCGAACCGCTGCGCTGGCTCGGCGTCAACGCCGGGCTGCTCGTGGCGCGGGCCGCGGACGCCGCGGAGACCGTCCTGGGGCGGCCCACGCCCCTGTCGACCGCCCTGGCCCGGCTCACGGCGCACTGA